Proteins encoded together in one Candidatus Desulfatibia profunda window:
- a CDS encoding HAD family hydrolase, producing MLKHDLISKYIRPLSPNPTSLHASGQLKETVRCVLFDVYGTLFISASGDIGVAGQVSRQTDQLKNLLQTFGIQKAPDLILEAFFATITAEHEEQKENGVDFPEVEIDRIWMRVLKSSDLELIRAFALEFELIVNPVYPMPNLEKTLAGCKALNLLMGIISNAQFYTPALFHWFLGSHPEHLGFHPDLLFYSYRCGYAKPSAHMFQLAAENLKHMNIPAQAALYLGNDMLNDIYPAQKIGFQTALFAGDARSLRLRKDIPECSNLSADIVITDLEQLLDHIRNAGSSFSATKTQRHKIGRKRQNTQFQKTRDK from the coding sequence ATGTTGAAGCATGATCTGATTTCAAAGTACATCAGACCGCTTTCCCCCAATCCGACCTCTTTGCATGCGAGCGGACAGCTTAAGGAAACCGTCAGGTGTGTTTTGTTTGATGTTTACGGCACCCTCTTTATCAGCGCATCCGGAGACATCGGCGTTGCCGGGCAAGTATCGCGGCAGACAGACCAACTGAAAAACCTTTTGCAAACTTTTGGAATCCAAAAGGCCCCGGATTTGATCCTGGAGGCTTTTTTCGCCACCATCACCGCCGAACACGAGGAACAAAAAGAAAACGGCGTCGACTTTCCGGAAGTTGAAATCGACCGCATCTGGATGCGTGTTTTGAAAAGCAGTGATTTGGAACTGATCAGGGCGTTCGCCCTGGAATTTGAACTGATCGTCAACCCGGTGTATCCCATGCCGAACCTTGAAAAGACGCTGGCCGGCTGCAAAGCATTAAACCTGCTGATGGGTATTATCTCAAACGCCCAGTTTTATACCCCTGCCCTGTTCCACTGGTTTCTGGGTTCGCATCCGGAACATCTTGGTTTTCATCCGGATCTGTTGTTTTACTCATATCGCTGCGGTTATGCCAAACCCTCTGCGCATATGTTTCAATTAGCGGCTGAAAATCTTAAGCATATGAACATCCCGGCCCAAGCCGCGCTTTACCTTGGAAACGATATGCTCAACGACATCTATCCCGCCCAAAAGATAGGATTTCAAACCGCCCTGTTTGCCGGCGATGCCAGATCGCTGCGGCTTAGAAAAGATATTCCCGAATGCAGCAACCTTTCTGCCGACATCGTTATTACCGACCTGGAACAACTTCTGGATCACATTCGCAATGCCGGAAGCAGTTTTTCAGCCACTAAGACACAAAGGCACAAAATAGGGAGAAAGCGGCAGAATACCCAATTCCAAAAGACAAGAGACAAATGA